ttttgttttgaacttttattacaccttggagcgcttttttcccgtccgttgttttcctgctttccctatctgcgcctaatgactgagctacttGACGTCTTTTTTTGTGATGTCTCACGaagcatttctggtcgggacggattcgaataaagaaccaactctttttctttactatagtgcaggggtcggcaacccaaaatgttgaaagagccatattggaccaaaaatacaaaaacaaatccgtctggagccgtaaaaaattaaaagccatattacatacagatactgtgtaatgagatataaattgaattatgaggacttaaaggaaactaaatgagctcaaatatagctacaaatgaggcataatgatgcaatatgtacatacaactagcctaaataacatgttagcatctattagcttgcattcatgcagtgaccaaatatgtctgattagcactccacacaagtcaataacatcaacaaaactcacctttgtgcattcatgcacagcattataagtttggtggacaaaatgagacagaaaaagaagtggcataaatcacgtcttagacgGTCGGAGACAGTTAtacgtttaaaccagtggttcttaacctgggttcgatcaaaccttagggtttcggtgagtcggcctcggtTGTTTGGCGGTGGTCAAACCACACCTGACTCAAtcttgtaaatacaaacttctccctatcggcgtattacgggtacggcaacagctgactgatttttgCAGGTCTGTGATTGGTTGtgggtttatgcactgtgttggttttgttgtttgaacaaggttcatgcgcggttcattttgtgcaccagtaaaaaaaactttagtatggggaacatattctccattaattagttgcctattaatatacaaattagtaacatattggctcttaactactcattattaagtacttattaatgcattattcggcatggccttattataaccgtAACCCTGATCCTAACCCAATAACcctagtctttgttacttagaatatgttccccatactaaaagtgttaccaaaaactttgtcttgaattaaaaaaatttttttttttaatttttcactaaAGTAGGTTTGGGTGAATgtgtatatgaaactggtggggttcagtacatccaacaaggttaagaaccactgatgtaaacaaactacggtgagttcaaggaccgccaaaattagtaggacaaaactcgaatcagtgaagcatgtttaatataaacagtgtgctttatagcaattagggagttttgtgtcatgtttgtcctccgaaagaaaccatattaaaacaaaaagtatgttttttcccggccctgtgatgaggtggcgacttgtctagagtgtacatcgccttccgcccgattgtagctgagataggcactagcgccccctgcgacccaaaagggaataagcggtagaaaatggatggatggatggatgttttttcccctcatcatttgcatatttcatatatttttgaaaaagctccagagagccactagggcggcgctaaagagccgccaGGGCCGCGGGTGGCCGACCTCTGCTgtagtggtctcgataacgggtaccggttatcaaaaaggggttaGAGTCCGAGGACTCTgctcttttcttatcgaacaactgGGAAAACCGGTTTGGAGTATCATCCCTAATCAATATCCTAATTATCCCtaatcaatatcctaattcacaaatctttcatcctcgctcaaattaatggggaaattgtcgctttttcggtcagaattgctcttactgctggtggctcccattaaaaacaaagtgaatatgtgtggagccctgcaactcgtgacgtcacgcgcacatacttccggtaaaggtagggcttttctattagcgaccaaaagttgcgaactttatcgtcgatgttctctactaaatcctttcagcaaaaatatggcaatatcacaaaatgatcaagtatgacacagaatggacctgctatccccgtttaaattagaaaatctcatttcagtaggtctttaaatttTTTCTGCGTGCGCTTGACACGTTAGTTTGCGTCATGTAAATCTCTTGGAGGCAAAGCCTCCCCCCCCCGTTCTTAAaacctagtagagatgcgcggatatgcaattatattatccgcaaccgcatcaccaaaagtcgtcatccacccgccgcaATTATattatccgcaaccgcatcaccaaaagtcgtcatccacccgccgtccacccgaaccaacattttatcagaaccgcaaccgcctgcccgttgaaatacatcagaggtcggccacctttaccactcaaagagctatttaaacccgtttcacagagtaaagaagaaaatgggagccgctaacgttctcgcggatatccaatggtgttcatcctgatgacaataaTAAggccgtgctgtgaagccattgcttttgacaccttcaacaacatgtacaaaccgtgTACAACATGTTGTAGGTGGCTTCCGCAATcatacgtacaagattgaaaggcatactgggtgatacagagtacactgatggatgtgatacaaacaattttaacactcttactaatatgcaccacgctgtgaagccacagcaaacaataatgacaaagacatttcaggagaacatcctcacagtaacaacataaacgcaacacaacaaatacccagaatcctttgcatccgtgaaactccctgaatatattttaccccccgcgcccccaaacccgcccaccttaccgacgcacggggggattGTGGGGTTTGCTGTTAGcgaggtgtataaaatagtcaggaagtatcatggatgcaaaggattctggatatttgttgtgttgcgtttctgtgaggatgttctcccgaaatgtgtttgtcattcttgtttggtgtggcttcacagcgtggcgcatattactaagagtgttaaaatggtttatatcacaaccattagtgtactctgtgtcacccagtatgccttgcagtcgtgtgcgtgtgtaagccacacacaacatgttgctggactgccgAGCAGATCGTacctgctgtagaaggcgacaaaggggtgactgccggcagtcattctagagaatgtttgcgtctcctattgtcgtcttcgctttgtgacacgggtcctaaatggctctttgaatggtaaaggataccgatccctgaaccatgtatatcaaatatttccgaatggttcaaccgccaccggcccggatctaattaaaatctattttttcgtcatgtcacccgcccgacccgcggtttatgcgaggacgagaccgcaaaccgcgcatctctagtgaccCCGCCGATGCTCGcgacttaaagcataacaaaaagcgGACGGTATCTAAAATTACTCTTAAATTGTACTTTTATTGTCCTCCTGGCGAGTTCTAGTTATGCATTGGAAGATAAAAATGATGTCCCGACGGTTCATTTTCTTCCTCCAGGTTGCGCTGGACAACACAAAGAGGATGATGGGAGTCAAGCAGCCGCTGATGGAGTCTGATGCAGAGTCCGAAGTGGATCTGTACACAGACGAGCAGGTTAACCAGGGCCAGAGGGTGCTGGTTGTCCGCGATGACGACAGTTCGCAAAAGCCGGCGTGGGACGTCGGCAACAGCGGATCTTTGTCCTTCCAAGCCGCGGGAGATCGATCTTGCGTTTCAGCACTCAAATGCCAGCTCAGCAGTAAGTTCGAAGCAGAAGCAGGCGGCGGCTCCTTAGTTAGTGTGAGGCGACACTTGTCTGCTGGTGAGGAGTCTGTTGATGCAGAGTTCCAACCCCGCAGTCTACAAGTTGGTATGACCGAGGCGGAGAGGGGCAACATTTGCAGTTGCCTCCGATCCCCTCGCTTCTACCTCAACGAGTGCATTGAGTGCAACGCTCACCATGACGCCTCCTGTGCTGTGCTCCGGCGTTGCTCCCAAGCAGGCCACCAGCTGCGGCCCTTTGTCACCATAAAGGAATCGACCGCGCCTCCAAGCCACAACACCAGAACCCCAGAGCTAGTCTTCAGCGGCAGCAGTGCCGACATGGCGGCTTTATCTCTGAGCGACAAGCCCAAGTCTCTGAGCATCAGCCCTCTTCCTATCAGCTACCACGATTGCTGCAACGGCAGCACCCGCGACCCTGCGGTCGCATGTCTCACCTGCCGTCTTTTCCACAAAGCGTCTTGCAAAGACGTCAACTCGTGCCAAACTCAGCACTCGCTGAAACATCTGGGTCTGTGCGCCTGTGGGAGAACGTGCTCCAGGAAGCCAATGGTTCTGTGCTGTTACTGCGGGAACGAGTTCTGTAAAGACTGCTGGTACTTAAATCCTTGCATCTGCACCTGCGGCCAAACGTTGGAACCGTCGTCGTCTGTGTGATTAGTTTTAAACAGCTTTGGTATTGTGCCTTCAATGCCCTTaaatgttgcctttttttttcgaAAAAACAAATGCAGtgtgatgttattttatgtttatacttACATTTTTAACACAACTGAAGTCTTTGAATggactttttttaaatatatataaaactgttGGGATGTCTGCTTAGTCACAGTTTGTAAAATGTCTTGTTCTCGTCTGAAAACAAGTTAATTGTATTAAATGCAAAGTTTAAATGGGAAACTACTTGATTATATGTTTAATAAAATCACAAGCACATACAGTATAAAATATCTGAAATTGCCTGTTAGTCCAGTCACACCAAGGCTGCATCTCAAATGAGATGCAGCCTTGTGATCAAaagtattcaacccccacacaattttggtgttttagcaagtaggacatttattccgtattttgtttatagtcatatcaaataaaaatgcattaaatagacaaatgcaacttgaattacattatattttgtaacataccaaacagtgtcatttctcttaatatctcattgacaaaattattcaaccccttgaggatcataactcttaagaacagaatttgaacaaggtcttttcaatcaggtgttgaaaacacctgtagatgtgattagaaccataacgagcaacaattaaactgattgaaaaagactgtgacgctcagcttcttgtagatggtcaatggtgtatttgcaacatggtgaagtccagggagtggtcaaagaagtcaagagaggaggtaatttctgttcataagaaaggatatggatataagaaaatagcaaagacattacacattccaagagacacagttggaagcataattcgcaagtttaaagctaaaggcagagtggaaagaggatgctgtccggtatttgaaacgtacagtggtgaaaaacccccgggtaacagctgatgaactacaacaggacattacagaggggggaacgcaggtttcgtcccagacaataaggcgcgcactacgagatgaaggcctccatgccagaactctcaggcgcaccccacttctgactaccaggcacaagaaaaatagactccagtatgccaaaaataatctggacaaaccccaaaggttgtGGGAAACcttggaactctttgggcctatgaatcaacgttatgtctggaggagaaaaaaatgaagcttacaaagagaagaacaccttgcctactgttaaacatggtgggggggtcaatcatgctctgggactgtttctctgcctcaggtaccgggaatctccagcgcgttcaaggcattatgaattctatttcctaccaggatatattatctgcaaatgtcatgaagtcagtgacgaagctgaggcttgggagacgttggaccttccaacaggacaacgatcccaagcatacctccgaatcaacatcagagtggttgcagaagaagggctggaagactctggagtggccttcacagtcgccagacctaaatcctatagaaaagctgtggtgggacttgaagaaggcagttgcagcacgcaagcccaagaatatgaatgaactggaggcctttgcccaagaggaatgggctaaaatacctgtagatggttgcaagaagcttgtgtccggttatgtatcacgtttgaaggatgtcattactgccaaagggtgttctactaagtattaaagatgcatgtaactcgggggttgaatcattttgtcactgaaatattaagaaaaatgtccttttttggtattttgtaaaatacagttacaatttaagttgcatttgtctatttcacacatctttatttgatatgactataaacaaaatacggaataaatgtccaacttgctaaaacaccaaaattgtgtgggggttgaataattttgatcacaactgtatcagtacacttcaataagtatactgtgCTGTGTATTCAGGGCTGGAATGGTTTGGAACTTTTCAGTTTGTGGTCACAATATCTGGTTCAGTATGCTTTGTTTTTAACTGCCCACAATACCATCAATCCACCATTAGCATTGTGTTTAATCAATGATGTCATGTATAGTTACACAGCTGCCAACATTTGGTGTTCGCAATCCAGTAGATCTGCTTCATGCATTTTTGTCTAAGCTTCATActtagaaaatatttaaagtgttgTGCTGTTGAGACTGTAAGGATAGATTGCAGATGTTCCTTTGTGAGATGGTTCCTGCGCTGATTTTAAAGATAATATACACATTATTTCACAATCTAACAGTGGTGGGCCGTGCGTTGCTCACCTAGGCTTTCAGTGATGTCCTATTTAGTCTGAcgtcacctctcaaaataccgtcaTTTATGTCACCGCATGGACAtggctggagatactatacagcaggggtcaccaacctttttgaaaccaagagctacttcttgggtgctgattaatgcaaagggctactagtttgatacacacttaaaaaaatgttagaaatagccaatttgctcaatttatctttaataaatacatctatataccggtatttataaaaaaaattggtatttctgtcaatcattctgtcgtacatttaatttttttccttttacggaaggttttttgtagagaataaaagatgaaaaaaaaaaccacttaattgaacggtttaaaagaggagaaaacaggaaaaaaaaatcaaattaaattgtgaaacattgtttatctttaatttcgaacctttgaaattcaaccaaaaaaaagaatagaaaaactagctaattcgaatctttttgaaaaaatttaaaaaataatttatggaacataattagtaatttttcctgattaagattaattttagaattttgatgacatggttaaaatccaatttgcattttgttagaatatataacaaagtggaccaagctatatttctaacaaagacaaattattatttcttctagatttttcagaacaaaaattttaaaagaaattcaaaagactttgaaataagatttaaattggattctaaagattttctagatttgccagaataattttttggaattttaatcataataagtttgaagaaatatttcacaaatatcctttgtcgaaaaaacagatgctaaaatgaagaattaaattaaaatgtatttattattctttacaataaaaaaaaacaaatttacttgaacattgatttaaattgtcaggaaagaagaggcaggaatttaaaaggtaaaaaaggtatatgtgtttgaaaatcctgaaatctttaaggtattttttctctaaaattgtctttctgaaagttataagaagcaaagtaaaaaaataaataatttttttttaaacaagtgaagatcaagtctttaaaatattttcttggattttcaaattctacttgagttttgtctctcttagaattaaaaatgtcgagcaaagcgagaccagcttgctagtaaataaataaaatgtaaaaaatagaggcagctcactggtaattgctgctatttgagctatttttagaacaggccagcgggcgacatctggtccttacgggcgacatggtgcccacgggcaccgcgttggtgacccctgctatacagaAACACAATTGCACGCTACTGGGCATTGAACCCACTCAACAGTATACAAAACGGTCTAGTTTTTGGCGCATTTAACATTCCATAAACCCGCTtcggcaattaaaacatatcttatgtggtgctGTCAAAATGAAAAGGAATGTATAAAACAAATCAACTCGCAATTTATAGCACCCATTctacgccgtataagccagtgatACAGTCGTGGTCAGTAGTTGGTCGTGTGAAAGTTGCGGGCAAACCATTTTACTTTCGCTTCCGGTGTTGGCCGACCTCGTcttacaagatgtagtttctctacaatatccttcttgaaaatgcccttgcaaatatatatctgccacctaatcaacattttgcacTCCTTAGATGAGTTTTCTATGGCTCCGGTGCCACGTCCTGtttttgcaacttgtgattggatactcacttgtgagTCCAAAGTGAGTACCCAATCACGGCGTaaagccagctagaaggccttactgacaactcgTGATTGGATTGGCTatggcaattgtctatcaactgtatgtgccagtttacttaaaatgcacatatgcttgcattgttgattctgaaggccttgggcagatttggtacagcatggcaacataagctagctgaatcctgattggatacaaactctaaacctaaaaacaacaggagcataatatgacatgaagagaatatgaatacttttaaatatttagggaaaataaattccaaaaatacttttatctttaattatgatcatgatttttaGTCATGTTAGGCCagggccctgacggcacaccactaaCATCTGATATATCACATATTGATGAACAAAGTTGTTATGTGCCAGTCATCTGTGGTAGATTTTTCTGGATGGGAAACAAAAATGTGCACAACAGCCAGTGAGTGTGTTTTTATGCCAAACATATTTTGTGTTagaggaacattttttaaaaccgCTGTGGAGGAAATAAgcacttaaaaaacaaaataccCTTTGTTGTTAATTCCTGCTTTAGAGTTGTATATTCTGACAGTTTGAGTCATTGAATGTGTGCACTTTGATACAGTTGTATATGTTTTCATAAAGTGATTGTTGATCGACCACATCTTCGTCATCTTTTGGACTTTCAGGCCAAAGCTACAATATTTTATgccagacaaaaaaaaacaccgcGATCGGGGAGATTTGTAACTTCAAAGAAGGGAAATATCCAGAGAATCCTAAAGAGTTGTCAGGTTTGCAAAAGTGCTGccatacaacagaacaaaacaatgTGTCTAAGTGTAAATTTAGGGTAAAAGCAGGAAGTAATCTTGACTCTAGTAATTTATGAatggtgtcaccatttagtgtaCCAGCACTCGAAAAgtcaaagtctgaattttttataAGTGTCACCATCTACTAGGGGTGCAAcgatacacaaaaatttcggttcggtacgtaccttggttttttagaggtcacagttctgttgattttcggtacagtaagaaaacaacaaaatattattttttggggttatttaacaaaatttgcaaaatcttccaccaaaatatttttcttagtggaatatttgatgtaaagtaatcagaaccttggataggtcaataattcataataacattgattttgattcaatattatgttttgagcaatgacagtttgaaagaaaaaaaaaacagctttgttttattagtgaacattgcaactttttctaaattacatttaaccttcgagctttttttatttcacttttgttatgtttttgtttattttaatagtatttttaaaatgtgccatgggcctttaaaacattagctggggcacacttttgacaccctgctatagataataaaaaaataaatctgataaatcaatggataaaaagcagagcctggcgacacaagcacgtttatcataactctctcgctctctgcctttccctcacgaatgctgcacggacaatttgttttgtttttaaccccttcttaaccctgaacgtacattgtcaATACTTgcaactagggttgtcccgatccgatatttggatcggatcggccgccgatatttgccaaaaaatgcgtatcggcaaggcatgggaaaatgccgatccagattgagttaaaaaaaaaaaatccggtccgtgttttccaacgcaccaatttaaataatacattccacttttctgctgctccctacgctccgctccgcattttccagcacaccttcaacacatccacaggtctgtgttctaaccgttaagacggccgtgttaattaaaagttacggtaaaaatgtcagctatgtgggattattttaccctacaaaacgaaaaagatgaagaggtggagtgcaaaacatgccacaataaagtcaagtttggtggtaaagttgtaagccattttaatgactcttgagagtgatAGGCTTTTTAGCACAGCCTCACTCATCATCGATAAACACAGGAGAAGGCTGACaactgagcatcttgaagtgctcgtctttgttagaaagaatctccccattatgctcggacttcaattgtttgcccccccttactggggcaaacaattgaaaagaGTGTGTGgatagtattttattattataattttttttttaagtttacacttgttcaagagcaagtattgatgttgagttatagacattttatcccaattaggttgtttgtgtgttttgttttttttaaataatgtttacagcattatttgcactttatactgttcccttttttactgtttaatgatgtaatttctgtttgtcatgtataattttttctattttgtgtttatccttgaataccaaccattgtgtattattcaaactcacctaattcagatggctagttgttatcaagagtactaaaacctttttcaacatgaatctgacaactaagtaggctaaataactttaaactttaatacatgctcggataggccagtatcgtcCAGTAtctgtatcggatcggaagtgcaaaaacaatatcggtatcggatcggaagtgcaaaaacctggattggGACATCCCTACttgcaaccataactcaaaatgccggacatttgaggcatttaagaaactccatccgtacagccccgcaaaagaagacatgtccggtgaaaagaggtatggtcagtctatccttgCCCGAtcgctaggatagactgaccatacgtcctcttttcaccggacatgtcctcttttgcggggctgtcagggcagtttcttaaatgcctcaaatgtccggcagtTTGAGTActgtttacgctacttaatatgtccgtgtggaaacccgttcggtacacctcctcaccgaaccgaaatggttcaatacaaatacacataccgttacacccctaccatttAGTGTACCAGCACTAgaaaagtcaaagtcgggattttgtcATAATAGTGTCATAATTTTAGGGTACCATCACTCTGTGGAGAAAATGTGGTGTCGTGCTTGGGGACAAACATTTAATTACCGCGAGTGAAACCTAAAAAACGGGCCAAGTGACGTCATTTGGGGCCatattttcagacagtttggcgtatttcggtgacgccgaggagtcCATCGGGTGTTGCAAGGGAATGGGAGACCTTTcgggggccctattttcagacatttttgcggatttcggtgacgccgaggaagcCCGacctgccgtggatctccacctgggtcaAGAATTCAAAATTAGTCCCTCTCCTTGTTtagggccctattttcagacatttttgcGTATTTCGGTTACGCCGAGGAGTCCAGCAGGTGTTCCAGGGGAATTGGAGGCCTTtcggggccctattttcagacatttttgcgtatttcggtgacgccgaggaagcCCGACCTGCTgtggatctccacctgggtcaAGAAATCAAAATGAGTCCCTCTCCTAGCTGGAAGTTAGCAAAAAAAAGCTGTAGGTGCCTGTCCCCTTAAGAAACCTGACCTGCCTTGGATCTCCACCTGGGGCAGGAATTCAAAATTAGTGCAGGAATTCAAAATTAGTGCCTGCCCTTGTTTGGGGCCCTGTTTTCTGGCTTTTGGGGAcctattttcagacatttttgcGTATTTCGGTGTCGCCGAAGAATCCAGCAGGTGTTCCCGGGGAATTGGAGGCCTTTCGTGGGccctatttttagacatttttgcgtatttcggtg
The DNA window shown above is from Nerophis ophidion isolate RoL-2023_Sa linkage group LG14, RoL_Noph_v1.0, whole genome shotgun sequence and carries:
- the LOC133568191 gene encoding spermatogenesis-associated protein 2-like protein isoform X1 is translated as MSPNKLLLRSYKCFIFDERGRGQLIKMSIFQDRAQQLVAAYGRTLEQQMVKRGSYLACGDEELWKQVEALLREDNASQTHCLGVDVLKVMEESLKTKTPRAGSAKQVRARGGLQGLNKAFEVLEQAALNLYLGPWREEYKEVKMYSGMFTHYIKPVLSATQIEKLFGLLGYQYSTRREQLRLQSLRVSPDILDNLLHLSCAFFLARCECRLLLAALENDGGDAQWELCVVRERHRGHSLKVALDNTKRMMGVKQPLMESDAESEVDLYTDEQVNQGQRVLVVRDDDSSQKPAWDVGNSGSLSFQAAGDRSCVSALKCQLSSKFEAEAGGGSLVSVRRHLSAGEESVDAEFQPRSLQVGMTEAERGNICSCLRSPRFYLNECIECNAHHDASCAVLRRCSQAGHQLRPFVTIKESTAPPSHNTRTPELVFSGSSADMAALSLSDKPKSLSISPLPISYHDCCNGSTRDPAVACLTCRLFHKASCKDVNSCQTQHSLKHLGLCACGRTCSRKPMVLCCYCGNEFCKDCWYLNPCICTCGQTLEPSSSV
- the LOC133568191 gene encoding spermatogenesis-associated protein 2-like protein isoform X2, translated to MSIFQDRAQQLVAAYGRTLEQQMVKRGSYLACGDEELWKQVEALLREDNASQTHCLGVDVLKVMEESLKTKTPRAGSAKQVRARGGLQGLNKAFEVLEQAALNLYLGPWREEYKEVKMYSGMFTHYIKPVLSATQIEKLFGLLGYQYSTRREQLRLQSLRVSPDILDNLLHLSCAFFLARCECRLLLAALENDGGDAQWELCVVRERHRGHSLKVALDNTKRMMGVKQPLMESDAESEVDLYTDEQVNQGQRVLVVRDDDSSQKPAWDVGNSGSLSFQAAGDRSCVSALKCQLSSKFEAEAGGGSLVSVRRHLSAGEESVDAEFQPRSLQVGMTEAERGNICSCLRSPRFYLNECIECNAHHDASCAVLRRCSQAGHQLRPFVTIKESTAPPSHNTRTPELVFSGSSADMAALSLSDKPKSLSISPLPISYHDCCNGSTRDPAVACLTCRLFHKASCKDVNSCQTQHSLKHLGLCACGRTCSRKPMVLCCYCGNEFCKDCWYLNPCICTCGQTLEPSSSV